The DNA region CCGGAGTAATGTTAGTAAGCCCTAACTCATGCTGGACCTGGCGCAGAAAGCGAACCCGTTTGCCCAGGCTGTCGAGCAGCGTGAAGTGAGCATCCGGCATCACGATAGCCAGCGGAATGCCCGGCAGACCCGGACCGGTGCCGACATCGATAAAGCGTGACCCGCTGAGATGCGGCGCCACCACGATGCTGTCGAGGATATGACGGACCAGCATCTGCTGCGGATCGCGCACCGAGGTCAGGTTGTAGGCTTTGTTCCACTTATCCAGCAGGCCGACATAGGCAACCAGCTGCTGTTTTTGTTGATCGGAGAGGGAAATACCGGCTGCTTTCAGCAGCGATGTGAGTGTGTTGATCACAGCATAAGTCCATTCAGCGGGGGCGAGTCGCCTCGCCCCGTTTCAGATCAGGCGCTTTTGCGCAGCAGACCCTGTTTTTTCAAGTAGATCAGCAGAATTGAGATGGCCGCCGGGGTAATGCCCGAAATACGGGTCGCCTGACCAATCGACGTCGGCTTGTGATCGTTCAGCTTGGCGATCACCTCGTTAGAGAGGCCGCTGACCTGCCGGTAGTCGAGTTCCACCGGCAGCAGCGTATTCTCGTTTCGCAGCTGGCGATCGATCTCTTCCTGCTGACGCGCGATATAGCCTTCATATTTGACCTGAATCTCAACCTGCTCTGCAGCCTGCTCGTCCGCCAGCGCCGGCCCATAGCTCTCCAGCGACATCAGCTTCAGATAGGTCATCTCCGGACGGCGCAGCAAATCTTCACCGCTGGCCTCTTTGGTCAGCGGCGCGCTGAGCACCGTGTTCACTTCCGTCACATGTCCGGACTTCGGATGCACCCAGATATCGCGCAGGCGCTGACGCTCCTGTTCGATCGCTTCCAGCTTCTGATTGAAACGCGCCCAGCGCGCATCATCCACCAGGCCCAGCTCGCGACCGGTTTCGGTCAGACGCAGATCGGCATTGTCCTCGCGCAGCATCAGACGATATTCAGCACGCGAGGTAAACATGCGGTACGGCTCTTTGGTGCCGAGTGTGCAGAGGTCATCAACCAGCACGCCCAGATAAGCCTGGTCACGGCGCGGTGCCCAGCCCTCTTTATCCGCAGACTGGCGGGCCGCATTGAGACCGGCCAGCATACCCTGCGCAGCCGCCTCTTCATAACCGGTGGTGCCGTTAATCTGGCCGGCGAAGAACAGGCCGTGAATAAATTTGCTCTCAAGCGTCGGTTTCAGATCGCGCGGATCGAAGAAGTCATACTCGATGGCATAGCCGGGACGCACGATCTTCGCGTTCTCCATGCCCTGCATTGAGCGGACGATCTGAATCTGTACGTCAAACGGCAGGCTGGTAGAGATACCGTTCGGGTAGATCTCGTTGCTGGTCAGCCCTTCCGGCTCCAGGAAGATCTGATGCGAGTTGCGATCGGCAAAGCGCATCACCTTATCTTCGATCGACGGGCAATAGCGCGGGCCGATCCCTTCGATGATCCCGGCATACATCGGACTGCGATCCAGGTTGCTGCGGATCACCTCATGGGTTTTCTCGTTGGTATGGGTGATCCAGCACGGCACCTGCTGCGGGTGTTCGGCAGCACTGCCCATGAACGAGAAGACCGGCATCGGGTTGTCACCGTGCTGCGGCGTCAGCACCGAAAAATCGATGGAACGCGCATCGATGCGTGGTGGCGTGCCGGTTTTGAGGCGGTTCACCCGCAGCGGCAGCGCACGCAGGCGTTTTGCCAGCGGAATGGACGGCGGATCGCCAGCGCGACCGCCACTGTAGTTGTCCAGACCGATATGAATTTTGCCGTCAAGGAAGGTGCCGACGGTCAGAACCACGGTTTTTGCGCGGAATTTCAGGCCCATCTGGGTGACCGCGCCCACGACGCGATCGTTTTCCACGATAAGATCGTCGACCGCCTGCTGGAAGATCATCAGGTTGGGCTGATTCTCCAGTGCAGTGCGCACAGCCTGGCGATAAAGCACGCGATCCGCCTGTGCACGGGTCGCCCGGACGGCCGGCCCTTTGCTCGCGTTTAGTATCCTGAACTGGATACCCGCCTGGTCGATCGCACGGGCCATCAGACCCCCTAAGGCATCCACTTCCTTCACCAGATGTCCTTTGCCAATGCCACCGATCGCCGGGTTACAGGACATTTGTCCAAGCGTATCAATGTTATGGGTGAGTAACAGGGTTTGCTGACCCATTCGGGCGGCCGCCATTGCGGCTTCGGTGCCCGCATGACCACCACCAATTACGATGACGTCAAAAGGATCCTGATAAAACATGAAGTGGTACCTCGGTTAATTAACGTGCAGGATCGTCGTCCTGGGGCGTGGATTCTACTCAAATTCCGGCTGGGGTGAAAGTCGCGGGATCGTCAGGTTTTAAAAGAAAGGATCTTAGATCTGTATATGATCTTTCTGTTAGATCTCTTATTAGGATCCCGTCCCCCTGTGGATATCTGTCAGAACCGGAGCAGAAACAACAGGATAAAGAGGATCGTTAGCTGTGAATGATCGGTGATCCTGATCCGTATAAGCTGGGATCAAAAAGCCCGCTTATCCACAGCTCAAAAAACGTTCTCGGGTTGTTCTTTGGATAACTACCGGTTATACGCACGATTGAGGGGTAGTTATCCACAAAACAAAAGAGTGAAAAAGGATAAATTCAGCATCTTCCACTGGGGATCGTGACGATTTCGCGATCCCCGACCGCCTTCAGATCGCGCTTTTCCAGCTTTCCAGCCAGGCCTCAGCCGGATCTTCAGGGATCTCATGCTCCAGCACGTCAATTTCCAGACGATCGCCGATCCGGTGCGCGCCCTGCGCAATCAGCAGCGCTTCAATCTGGCGGATCGCGCCACAAAAGAGATCGTATTCATGGTTGCCGAGTCCGACAGCACCGAACCGCACCTGAGAGAGGTCGGGCTGCGTGTCACGGATGGTCTCAAAGAGCGGCAGCAGATTGTCAGGAATATCACCCGCGCCGTGGGTGGAGCTGACCACCAGCCAGATCCCCTCGGTCGGCAGCTCATCCAGCGCCGGGCCGTGCAGCATCTGCGTTGAGAAGCCCGCGTCCTGTAATTTTTCTTCCAGATGTTCAGCCACGTACTCTGCGCTACCCAGGGTACTGCCACTGATTAAGGTAATATCGGCCATCTTGCTCTCCCGGACATTAAGGCGAGCATTGTACGCTGTGATCAAGCGGTGATCCACCTGTGGACAACAGGGTTAATCGATCGGGAAAGGCGAACGCAGCCGTTGTCAGCCGCCACATTCGTCAGGGATAAGATTATGCACAGGCGAGAGGGATCAGGGCTTGATGGTGCGCATGATCGGGTTTTGCAGCGAGATCAGGGTTTCCGTGGACTGGATTTCATCGATGGTCTGGATCTTGTTGATCAATACCTGTTGCAGGGCATCGATCGAGCGGCACATCACTTTTATAAAGATGCTGTAGTGGCCGGTGG from Pantoea deleyi includes:
- the rsmG gene encoding 16S rRNA (guanine(527)-N(7))-methyltransferase RsmG → MINTLTSLLKAAGISLSDQQKQQLVAYVGLLDKWNKAYNLTSVRDPQQMLVRHILDSIVVAPHLSGSRFIDVGTGPGLPGIPLAIVMPDAHFTLLDSLGKRVRFLRQVQHELGLTNITPVQSRVEAFPAEPPFDGVISRAFASLTDMVNWCHHLPGGEGRFYALKGVRPDDEMAELPAGYVADAVIKLQVPQLEGDRHLVILRRQ
- the mnmG gene encoding tRNA uridine-5-carboxymethylaminomethyl(34) synthesis enzyme MnmG, yielding MFYQDPFDVIVIGGGHAGTEAAMAAARMGQQTLLLTHNIDTLGQMSCNPAIGGIGKGHLVKEVDALGGLMARAIDQAGIQFRILNASKGPAVRATRAQADRVLYRQAVRTALENQPNLMIFQQAVDDLIVENDRVVGAVTQMGLKFRAKTVVLTVGTFLDGKIHIGLDNYSGGRAGDPPSIPLAKRLRALPLRVNRLKTGTPPRIDARSIDFSVLTPQHGDNPMPVFSFMGSAAEHPQQVPCWITHTNEKTHEVIRSNLDRSPMYAGIIEGIGPRYCPSIEDKVMRFADRNSHQIFLEPEGLTSNEIYPNGISTSLPFDVQIQIVRSMQGMENAKIVRPGYAIEYDFFDPRDLKPTLESKFIHGLFFAGQINGTTGYEEAAAQGMLAGLNAARQSADKEGWAPRRDQAYLGVLVDDLCTLGTKEPYRMFTSRAEYRLMLREDNADLRLTETGRELGLVDDARWARFNQKLEAIEQERQRLRDIWVHPKSGHVTEVNTVLSAPLTKEASGEDLLRRPEMTYLKLMSLESYGPALADEQAAEQVEIQVKYEGYIARQQEEIDRQLRNENTLLPVELDYRQVSGLSNEVIAKLNDHKPTSIGQATRISGITPAAISILLIYLKKQGLLRKSA
- the mioC gene encoding FMN-binding protein MioC, whose product is MADITLISGSTLGSAEYVAEHLEEKLQDAGFSTQMLHGPALDELPTEGIWLVVSSTHGAGDIPDNLLPLFETIRDTQPDLSQVRFGAVGLGNHEYDLFCGAIRQIEALLIAQGAHRIGDRLEIDVLEHEIPEDPAEAWLESWKSAI